Genomic segment of Staphylococcus muscae:
GCAGTCGTAACTATCATCTTCCAAAGTCGACGAATCAAACCGATCGATTGGAATTGAAGAAATTTTGTGCGGCGTGTCAAACACATACACTTCATAAAGAATCCAAATAATTGGAGGTAAAGACGATTATGGCTAAAAAAGAGAGCTTCTTCCAAGGTGTTAAGTCAGAAATGGAAAAGACAAGTTGGCCAACGGGTCCTGAACTTGTGAAATATACGACAATCGTAGTATGTACAGTAGTGTTCTTCTTGCTATTTTTCTACGGTTTAGATATTGGAATTGGTCAAGTTATTGAAATGATAAAATAGTGAGTGAGGAGATGTCAGCATGTCTGAAGATTTCGGTGCGAAACATTGGTATGCAGTTCATACCTATTCAGGATATGAGAATAAAGTAAAACAGAATTTGGAAAAACGTGTTGAGTCTATGAATATGACTGAACAAATTTTCCGCGTTGTGATTCCTGAAGAAGAGGAAACACAAGTGAAAGATGGTAAAGCGAAGAAATCAATGAAGAAAACATTCCCGGGATATGTCTTAGTTGAACTGATTATGACAGATGAGTCTTGGTATGTTGTACGTAATACACCTGGTGTTACAGGATTCGTTGGTTCAGCAGGTGCAGGATCCAAACCAAATCCATTGCTACCTGAAGAAGCACGCTTCATCTTAAAACAAATGGGCATGAAAGAAAAAACAATCGACGTTGAAGTTGAATTGGGCGAACAAGTACGTGTCACTTCTGGGCCATTTGCTAACCAAGTGGGCGAAGTTGAAAGTATCGAAGCAGACAAATTCAAATTGACAGTGTTAGTAGACATGTTTGGTCGTGAAACACCTGTTGAAGTTGAATTTGATCAAATTGAAAAACTTTAATGCAGTGTAAGAAGATCATAAAGTTTTGTGTTGTAATCTAAACATCTAAGTGATATAATGACGAAGTCGCGCATTTATAGCGCTACATTTCGTCACGAAATGTTAAGAGTGGGAGGGCAAAAATGAGCCCTGTGACCACATCACGATATCAAGGAGGTGCACATCGTGGCTAAAAAAGTTGAAAAAGTAGTTAAGTTACAAATTCCAGCAGGTAAAGCAAACCCAGCACCACCAGTTGGTCCTGCATTAGGTCAAGCCGGTGTGAACATTATGGCTTTCACAAAGGAATTTAACGCACGTACGCAAGAACAAGTAGGTTTAATCATTCCAGTAGAAATTTATGTATATGAAGACCGTTCATTTACATTCATTACTAAAACACCACCTGCAGCAGTTTTACTTAAAAAAGCAGCAGGCGTTGAAAAAGGTTCTGGTGAGCCTAACAAAACAAAAGTTGCTACTGTAACAAAAGACCAAGTACGTGAAATTGCTAACACAAAAATGCCAGACTTAAACGCTGCTGACGAAGAAGCGGCTATGCGTATCGTTGAAGGTACTGCACGTAGTATGGGTATTGTTGTTGAGTAATTGCATTAACGTCAACACGTAATTTAAACGAACAAATGATAAATTTTGTAGTGAACGCAGATAGACCCCCTTGTTATACAGATGACATTGCTAAAGCGTAACGACGCTCGGGTTATCTGCGCTCAACTTGCTATTACGGCAAGTAAACGTGGGAGGACATTCCGATAACACCACTAAAGGAGGACAATAATAATGGCTAAAAAAGGTAAAAAGTATCAAGAAGCAGTTAGCAAAATTGATCGCCAAGCATACTACGCTATTGAAGAAGCGATTAAATTAGCTCAAGAAACATCTGTTGCTAACTTCGATGCTTCAGTTGAAGTAGCATTCCGTTTAGGAATTGATACGCGTAAAAACGACCAACAAATCCGTGGCGCGGTAGTATTACCACACGGTACTGGTAAATCACAACGTGTATTAGTATTCGCTAAAGGCGACAAAATTGCAGAAGCAGAAGCAGCAGGCGCTGACTACGTTGGCGACGCTGAATATGTAAACAAAATCCAACAAGGTTGGTTTGATTTTGACGTAGTTGTTGCAACACCTGACATGATGGGTGAAGTTGGTAAATTAGGTCGTGTATTAGGACCTAAAGGTTTAATGCCAAACCCTAAAACTGGTACAGTAACAATGGATGTTACAAAAGCTGTTGAAGAAATCAAAGCTGGTAAAGTGGAATACCGTGCTGAAAAAGCAGGTATCGTACATGCATCTATCGGTAAAGTATCATTCGATACTGACAAACTTGTAGATAACTTCAAAACATTATTAGATGTTTTAACAAAAGCAAAACCAGCATCAGCTAAAGGTACTTACTTCAAATCAGTTTCAGTTACAACTACTATGGGCCCTGGTGTCAAAGTGGATACTGCAACTTTCAAACTATAAGTTTATTGACATAAGCGTAAAATGATCAATCGATTATTTTGGATGTCCATCTTTTGTGGTGGGCAGATAATTAAAAGTAACTAATTTTATATTTAACTTAATCATAACACGTAGTAATCACTACATTCATTTAAGCGTACAGTTATTCATTAATTGTACGCTTTTTGAGTACTATCATTTCTTTAATACTCACTTGCCAAGGCGCCTCACTTCAACTAATTTTGGCTTTATTGAATAAGTGAAGCCAAAATGGATTTTCAGTTCGGCTTGTTGCCTTAGGCGTCTCGTATTAGAAATGATTTTACACCATACAGTTATATGAGCGTTTGTGACATGTTAAGTTACGAGGTAATCTTTATGCAACACAGCTTAATAGCTCTTGCTTTTTAGAACGTTGATACAGCTTAAAAATGATGAGTATTCTCGCTTTAAAGTTATTAAAGTTGCGATAGCCATATGATACACGTTTAATAAGCTTAATTTTATTATTGATACCTTCAATCGCTCCATTGTTAAACTTCGGGTACTTGATTGTTGAGTAAAGGACATACTCGTATTTCTTATAGAATCGAATGATACGCCAAACACCACGTGATACATGCTTCTTTTCGACACCCATTAAAGTTTCTTTGAAACGTAACCAGTCACATTGTTTCAATGCTTCACGAAGTTGATGAACTAACATATAAGTGTCATAGAGCTGCTGATCAAGACTTAGTAGATATGTTAAAACATCTCTTGATGTTGTGTACGTTTTGAAAGACTTCGACCAAAAGTATTCATAACTATTAATATCCTGCCTGTCAGAAAGAAAGAGTTTCCAGTGCTTTTTCATTTTCGTGTAATCTGTTGATGATCGATAGCGATAAGCATTCATTACAGAAATACGTTGCTTATTTAATTCACGATTAAGGTGCTGAACAATGTGAAAGCGATCAAAGATCAAAATCGCATTTGGAAATACTTCATGAATGAAGTTGATGTATGGTTCATACATATCAGCAGTTACAGTTTTAACAGCTAATCGTTCACGTCGATCAAAGCGATAGAAGTACTCTTTGAGTTTATGAATACGTCTATCTTCTAAGATATCAATAATCTGATTCGTTTCATTATCTATAAACAAAAAACTCATCGCTGTTGTCACGTTCTTAACGCTTTTAAACTCATCTATGGAGATATGTTTTGGCAATCCAGATGAAGGTTTGACTATTAATGATTGTGAGAGTTGATGAATACATCTTTTAACTGTACTCGGTGAAACACTACAATCATGAGCGATATCTATCTCACACTGTACACGTGTGAGTTTATCCTGAATCGCTAATTTCACACGGTTGGTAATAAAGCAGTTACTATCAACAATGTTTGTTTGAGCCGTAAAAGTCTTTAAACAATGTAGACACTTAAAGCGTTCTTTCGCTAAATTAAGATAAACATTGGATTCTTGAGATTTTAATAGTGTTAAACGCGAAACGCGTTTACCATGCTTATGGATTTGCCCATCATTGACACAACCACACTTCATACAAGCTTTGGGTGTATAAGAAAGTGTTCCATAAACAACCGTAGAAAGCCGACCACGCACTTCTACATCTTCTTCCACCTTAAGAACTTGAATATTTTCATCTTTTATTTTTAGTAGTTTTAATATATCATTACACATAGGCGCATCATGTCTCCTCTTTATTTTTTTGTTTAGTCACTTAAAATTATAGAGGCGTGAGCGCTTTTTTTGTATCCAAATGATTTAAAACATAAAAAAGGCGGGATAGCATTTCATGCCATCCCACCACAAAAGATTAAGACCCATTATTTTACGCTTTGTTTTAAATAAAGTTAGAAATAAGTGTTGACTATTGAATGGAAAACAGTTATATTTAACTTTGTTGAATATTTTACCTAAGACAGTAGGAGCATAGATATGCTTAATACTTCATCCTACCGAGGCTAAATTGACTTGAACGTGAAAACTTTCAAGCACTTTTTGCCCAGGGTAAAAAGTGCTTTTTTTATTCGAGAGACATCTTGGATATTTAAAAGCATAAAAATTATCTATGGAGGTGTCTAAATGTCTGGAATCATTGAAGCGAAAAAACAACAAGTTGACATCATCGCAGAGCAACTTAAATCTTCTGTTTCTACAGTAGTTGTTGACTACCGTGGTTTAACAGTAGCTGAAGTGACAGAATTACGTAAACAATTACGTGAAGCTGGCGTACAATACAAAGTTTACAAAAACACATTGTTACGTCGTGCAGCTGAACAAGCTGGTATCGAAGGTTTAGATGAACATTTCACTGGACCAACTGCAGTTGCTTTCACAACTGAAGATGTCGTTGCACCGGCAAAAGTTATCGCTGGATTCGCTAAAGAACACGAAGCTTTAGAAATTAAGACAGGTGTTATGGAAGGTAGCGTAATCACTGCTGAAGAAGTTAAGACAGTTGGTTCTTTACCATCACACGACGGTCTTGTATCAATGCTTCTTTCTGTATTACAAGCGCCAATCCGCAACTTCGCTTATGCAGTTAAAGCTGTTGGTGAAAACAAAGAAGAAAACGCAGAGTAATCAATACATTAAACTAATTTTTTAAAAAATGGAGGAATATTAACATGGCTAATCAAGAGCAAATCATTGAAGCAATTAAAGAAATGTCAGTTTTAGAATTAAATGACTTAGTTAAAGCAATCGAAGAAGAATTTGGTGTAACTGCAGCAGCACCAGTTGCAGCAGCAGGCGCAGCAGGCGGAGACGCAGCAGCTGAAAAAACTGAATTTGATGTTGAATTAACTTCAGCTGGATCATCAAAAATCAAAGTTGTTAAAGCAGTTAAAGAAGCAACTGGTTTAGGCTTAAAAGACGCTAAAGAATTAGTTGACGGTGCACCAAGCATCATCAAAGAAGCTATGCCTAAAGAAGAAGCTGAAAAACTTAAAGAACAATTAGAAGAAGTTGGCGCTTCAGTAGAATTAAAATAATTCATTGATAAGTGAAAACCCGCTATTTCATGAAAATAGCGGGTTTTTGAATATGTAAATAACATAATTTATTTTATACAAAGATAAGGTGTGAATGTCTATGAGTCATTATTATGACGCACATCCTGACGCACAATCTGACGAAAGAGATATTGTTTATGAATGCTATAAGCAACGTTTAATTTTAACAACAGATGCAGGGGTCTTTTCGCGTGATCAAGTCGATTATGGTTCGGATTTGCTCATTCAAACATTTTTAAGTGAGCATCCTCCAGGTCAAGCGAAGTTGATTGCTGATGTAGGCTGCGGGTATGGACCGATTGGATTGTTGTTAGCCAAAGTAGCACCGCACGATCAACTGACAATGCTTGATGTTAATCATAGAGCGTTAGAGTTAGCGCGTAAAAATGCGAAGCGCAATCAGATTGATAATGTGTCAATTCAAGAGAGTAATGGATTAGCCGAAGTTGCAGATAATTCACAGCATTACATTTTAACTAATCCACCGATTCGAGCAGGGAAGCAAGTGGTACATCAAATTTTAGAAGATGCACATGACAAGTTGAAAGATGATGGTGCATTGTATGTTGTCATTCAAAAGAAGCAAGGGATGCCTTCAGCTAAGAAAAAGATGATGTCCGTTTTTGGGAATGCAGAATCAATTAAAAATAGTAAAGGCTATCATATATTAAAAAGCGTTAAATCTTGATTTTGAAATATATGTATGGTAAAGTAATAAGATGAAAAATTTATGTTCAACAAGTGTGTACTTTTACGGGTAAAGTTTCATTGTAACATTGAAGAATAGCGGGATTTAGAACAGAAAATGGTGTCATCAGTTATGTGCTACCGTTTTCTTTTTGTCTTGATATGTAATACAGCTGTAAAGTACGACACAATATTTGAGGGGTGAATCTGTTTGGCAGGTCAATTTGTCCAATATGGAAGACATCGTAAACGTAGAAACTACGCAAGAATCTCAGAAGTATTAGAGTTACCAAACTTAATTGAGATTCAAACAAAATCATATGACTGGTTCTTGGAAGAGGGCCTTTTAGAGATGTTCAGAGATATCTCACCAATCGAGGACTTTACAGGTAATTTATCTTTAGAGTTCGTTGATTACAGACTAGGCGAACCTAAGTATGATTTAGAAGAGTCTAAAAACCGTGATGCGACGTATGCAGCACCATTACGTGTGAAAGTTCGTTTAATCATTAAGGAAACAGGCGAAGTAAAAGATCAAGAAGTATTTATGGGTGACTTCCCATTAATGACTGAAACAGGTACTTTCGTGATCAATGGTGCAGAACGTGTTATCGTTTCACAATTAGTGCGTTCACCATCAGTATACTTCAATGAAAAGTTAGATAAAAATGGTCGTGTGAACTATGATGCGACAGTAATTCCAAACCGTGGTGCATGGTTGGAGTATGAAACAGACGCTAAAGATATTGTTTATGTGCGTATCGATAGAACGAGAAAACTCCCATTAACAGTATTACTACGTGCTTTAGGTTATTCAACAGACCAAGAGATTATTGACTTGATTGGTGACAATGAATACTTACGTAACACGTTAGAAAAAGACAGCACTGAAAATACAGATCAAGCTTTATTAGAAATTTATGAGCGTCTACGTCCAGGTGAACCACCAACACTTGAAAATGCGAAGAGCTTATTATATTCACGTTTCTTCGATCCAAAACGCTATGACTTAGCAAGTGTGGGTCGTTACAAAGCAAACAAAAAATTGCATTTAAAACACCGCTTATTCAATCAAAAATTAGCGGAACCAATCGTGAATACTGAAACGGGTGAAATCGTCGCTGAAGAAGGCACAGTACTTGATCGTCGTAAGTTAGACGAGATTATGGATGTGCTTGAATCAAATGCGAACGCACAAGTGTACGAATTGCCGGATAGCATCGTAGACGAACCAGTTGAAATTCAATCAATCAAAGTATATGTACCAAATGATGAAGAAGGCCGTACGACAACAGTAATCGGTAATGCATTCCCTGATTCTGAAGTGAAATGTATTACACCAGCTGATATCGTTGCGTCAATGTCATACTTCTTCAACTTATTACATGGTATTGGCTATACAGATGATATCGATCATCTCGGTAACCGCCGTTTACGTTCTGTTGGTGAATTGTTACAGAACCAATTCCGTATCGGTTTATCTCGTATGGAACGTGTTGTACGTGAGAGAATGTCAATTCAAGACACTGAATCAATCACGCCGCAACAATTGATTAATATCCGTCCAGTGATTGCATCAATCAAAGAATTCTTCGGTAGTTCTCAATTATCACAATTCATGGACCAAGCGAACCCACTTGCTGAGTTAACGCATAAGCGTCGTCTTTCAGCATTAGGGCCTGGTGGTTTGACACGTGAACGTGCACAAATGGAAGTGCGTGACGTTCACTACTCTCACTATGGTCGTATGTGTCCGATTGAGACACCAGAGGGACTGAACATTGGTTTGATCAACTCACTATCTAGTTATGCACGTGTTAATGAATTTGGTTTCATTGAAACACCATATCGTAAAGTTGATATCGAGACGAACACAATCACTGATCAAATCGACTATTTAACTGCTGATGAAGAAGATAGTTATGTGGTTGCACAAGCGAACTCACGTTTAGATGAAAATGGTCGCTTTATTGATGATGAGATTGTATGTCGTTTCCGTGGTAACAACACAACAATGGCAAAAGAGAAAATGGACTACATGGACGTATCGCCGAAGCAAGTTGTTTCTGCTGCGACAGCATGTATTCCATTCTTAGAAAACGATGACTCTAACCGTGCCTTAATGGGTGCGAACATGCAACGTCAAGCGGTGCCATTGTTGAATCCTGAATCACCATTCGTTGGTACAGGTATGGAACACGTAGCAGCACGTGACTCTGGTGCAGCAGTTATTGCAAAACACCGTGGTCGTGTTGAACACGTTCAATCAAAAGAAATCTTAGTGAGACGTTTGATTGAAGAAAATGGCCAAGAGTATGAAGGTGAACTTGATCGTTATCCATTGGCGAAGTTCAAACGTTCAAACTCAGGTACTTGTTACAACCAACGTCCAATTATTAAAGCTGGCGACATCGTATCAAAAGGTGAAATTTTAGCTGACGGTCCTTCTATGGAACTTGGTGAAATGGCACTAGGACGTAACGTTGTTGTTGGATTTATGACTTGGGACGGTTATAACTATGAGGATGCCGTTATTATGAGCGAACGTCTTGTAAAAGATGATGTATATACTTCAATTCACATTGAAGAATACGAGTCAGAAGCTCGTGATACGAAGCTTGGACCTGAAGAAATCACACGTGATATTCCAAATGTATCTGAAAGTGCGCTTAAAAACTTAGACGATCGCGGTATCGTTTATGTTGGTGCAGAAGTCAAAGATGGTGACATCCTTGTTGGTAAAGTAACGCCTAAAGGTATGACTGAATTAACAGCTGAAGAACGTTTATTACACGCTATCTTTGGTGAAAAGGCACGTGAAGTACGTGATACGTCATTACGTGTACCACACGGTGCTGGCGGTATCGTGTTAGATGTTAAAGTGTTTAACCGTGAAGAAGGCGATGATTCACTTTCTCCAGGTGTCAACCAATTAGTACGTGTTTACATCGTTCAAAAACGTAAAATTCACGTTGGGGATAAGATGTGTGGTCGTCACGGTAACAAAGGTGTCATCTCTAAAATTGTACCTGAAGAAGACATGCCGTACTTACCAGACGGAACACCAATTGACATCATGTTAAACCCACTTGGTGTACCATCACGTATGAATATCGGACAAGTATTAGAGTTACACTTAGGTATGGCTGCTAAGAACTTAGGTATTCATGTTGCATCACCAGTATTTGACGGTGCAAACGATGATGACGTATGGTCAACAATCGAAGAAGCAGGTATGGCACGTGATGGTAAAACAGTCCTTTACGATGGCCGTACGGGTGAACCATTCGATAACCGTATCTCTGTTGGTGTGATGTACATGTTGAAACTTGCGCACATGGTTGACGATAAACTTCACGCACGTTCAACAGGACCTTACTCACTTGTTACACAACAACCGCTTGGTGGTAAAGCACAATTCGGTGGTCAAAGATTTGGTGAGATGGAGGTATGGGCACTTGAAGCATACGGTGCAGCATACACATTACAAGAAATCTTAACTTACAAATCAGATGACACGGTTGGTCGTGTGAAAACATACGAAGCGATTGTTAAAGGCGAGAACATCGCAAGACCAAGTGTTCCTGAATCATTCCGAGTATTGATGAAAGAGTTACAAAGTTTAGGCTTGGATGTTAAAGTGATGGACGAACAAGATCAAGAAATCGACATGAGCGATATCGAAGACGAAGACGCACCAGACCATAACATTAACGCCCAACAACCTGTTGCAGCTCAAGAATCACCAGCCGAAACTAACGAATAATCACTAACTGTTAAATAGAAGTGTATACTGAGAGCGTTTCATCCTATTCATGCCCATGCATGTTTTGGATGAATATCTCAGTTATACAATAACGATATAAATAAGATGTTGTTATCAATCAATTTGCATAGCTAATTTAAACTAAAGGAGGTAGGCTCCTTGATTGATGTAAATAAATTCCATTACATGAAAATAGGACTCGCTTCACCAGAAAAAATCCGTAAATGGTCAAGAGGTGAAGTTAAAAAACCAGAAACAATCAACTACCGTACGTTAAAACCAGAAAAAGATGGTTTATTCTGTGAAAGAATTTTCGGACCAACAAAAGACTGGGAATGTAGTTGTGGTAAGTACAAGCGTGTACGTTACAAAGGTATGATTTGTGACCGTTGTGGTGTAGAAGTAACAAAATCAAAAGTACGTCGTGAGCGTATGGGTCACATCGAACTTGCAGCACCTGTATCACATATTTGGTATTTCAAAGGTATTCCAAGTCGCATGGGATTATTATTAGATATGTCACCACGTTCATTAGAAGAAGTCATTTACTTTGCTTCATATGTTGTGGTAGATCCAGGTCCAACAGGTTTAGAGAAAAAATCATTACTTTCTGAAGCAGAGTACCGTGACTATTACGATAAGTTCCCTGGTCAATTCACAGCTAAAATGGGTGCTGAGGGAATCAAAGACCTTTTAGAAGAAATTGACTTAGACGAAGAACTTCGACTTTTACGTGATGAGTTAGAATCTGCGACAGGTCAACGATTGACACGTGCGATTAAACGCCTTGAAGTTGTAGAATCTTTCCGTAACTCAGGAAACAACCCAGCTTGGATGATTTTAGACGTACTTCCAATCATCCCACCTGAGATTCGTCCAATGGTTCAACTTGATGGTGGTCGTTTTGCGACAAGTGACTTGAACGACTTATACCGTCGTGTTATCAATCGTAACAACCGTTTAAAACGTTTATTAGACCTTGGTGCACCTGGCATCATCGTTCAAAACGAAAAACGTATGTTACAAGAAGCTGTTGATGCTTTAATCGACAACGGTCGTCGTGGTCGTCCGGTAACAGGTCCGGGTAACCGTCCACTCAAATCATTGTCACACATGTTAAAAGGTAAACAAGGACGTTTCCGTCAAAACTTACTTGGTAAACGTGTTGACTATTCAGGTCGTTCAGTTATCGCCGTTGGTCCTAACTTGAAAATGTACCAATGTGGTTTGCCAAAAGAAATGGCACTTGAACTCTTCAAACCTTTCGTTATGAAAGAATTAGTTCAACGTGAAATTGCGACAAACATCAAAAATGCGAAAAGCAAAATTGAGCGTATGGAAGACGAAGTATGGGATGTTTTAGAAGATGTTATCGTTGAACACCCAGTATTACTTAACCGTGCACCAACGCTTCACAGACTTGGTATCCAAGCATTCGAACCAACACTTGTTGAAGGTCGCGCAATCCGTCTGCATCCACTTGTTACAACAGCTTATAACGCTGACTTTGACGGTGACCAAATGGCGGTTCACGTACCATTATCAAAAGAAGCACAAGCAGAAGCACGCATGTTAATGCTTGCCGCTCAAAACATCTTGAACCCTAAAGACGGTAAACCAGTCGTAACGCCATCTCAGGATATGGTACTTGGTAACTACTACTTAACTTTAGAGCGTAAAGATGCTGTAAACACAGGCTTGTTATTTAACGATACAAACGAAGTGCTTAAAGCTTATGCAAATGGCTATGTACATTTGCATACACGTATAGGGGTACAAGCAGGTTCATTCAATAACCCAACATTTACGGAAGAACAAAACCGTAAAATCCTAACAACTTCTGTTGGTAAAGTTATTTTCAATGAAATCATTCCAGATTCATTTGCATATATTAACGAACCAACAGCGACAAACCTAGAGAAGAACACACCAGACAAATATTTTGTCGATGCAACTGAACTAGGTGAAGGTGGATTGAAAGAATACTTCGAGAAGACAGATC
This window contains:
- the rpmG gene encoding 50S ribosomal protein L33, yielding MKKVPLNCEKCGSRNYHLPKSTNQTDRLELKKFCAACQTHTLHKESK
- the secE gene encoding preprotein translocase subunit SecE — its product is MAKKESFFQGVKSEMEKTSWPTGPELVKYTTIVVCTVVFFLLFFYGLDIGIGQVIEMIK
- the nusG gene encoding transcription termination/antitermination protein NusG; this encodes MSEDFGAKHWYAVHTYSGYENKVKQNLEKRVESMNMTEQIFRVVIPEEEETQVKDGKAKKSMKKTFPGYVLVELIMTDESWYVVRNTPGVTGFVGSAGAGSKPNPLLPEEARFILKQMGMKEKTIDVEVELGEQVRVTSGPFANQVGEVESIEADKFKLTVLVDMFGRETPVEVEFDQIEKL
- the rplK gene encoding 50S ribosomal protein L11; translation: MAKKVEKVVKLQIPAGKANPAPPVGPALGQAGVNIMAFTKEFNARTQEQVGLIIPVEIYVYEDRSFTFITKTPPAAVLLKKAAGVEKGSGEPNKTKVATVTKDQVREIANTKMPDLNAADEEAAMRIVEGTARSMGIVVE
- the rplA gene encoding 50S ribosomal protein L1, with amino-acid sequence MAKKGKKYQEAVSKIDRQAYYAIEEAIKLAQETSVANFDASVEVAFRLGIDTRKNDQQIRGAVVLPHGTGKSQRVLVFAKGDKIAEAEAAGADYVGDAEYVNKIQQGWFDFDVVVATPDMMGEVGKLGRVLGPKGLMPNPKTGTVTMDVTKAVEEIKAGKVEYRAEKAGIVHASIGKVSFDTDKLVDNFKTLLDVLTKAKPASAKGTYFKSVSVTTTMGPGVKVDTATFKL
- a CDS encoding ISL3 family transposase; the encoded protein is MCNDILKLLKIKDENIQVLKVEEDVEVRGRLSTVVYGTLSYTPKACMKCGCVNDGQIHKHGKRVSRLTLLKSQESNVYLNLAKERFKCLHCLKTFTAQTNIVDSNCFITNRVKLAIQDKLTRVQCEIDIAHDCSVSPSTVKRCIHQLSQSLIVKPSSGLPKHISIDEFKSVKNVTTAMSFLFIDNETNQIIDILEDRRIHKLKEYFYRFDRRERLAVKTVTADMYEPYINFIHEVFPNAILIFDRFHIVQHLNRELNKQRISVMNAYRYRSSTDYTKMKKHWKLFLSDRQDINSYEYFWSKSFKTYTTSRDVLTYLLSLDQQLYDTYMLVHQLREALKQCDWLRFKETLMGVEKKHVSRGVWRIIRFYKKYEYVLYSTIKYPKFNNGAIEGINNKIKLIKRVSYGYRNFNNFKARILIIFKLYQRSKKQELLSCVA
- the rplJ gene encoding 50S ribosomal protein L10, encoding MSGIIEAKKQQVDIIAEQLKSSVSTVVVDYRGLTVAEVTELRKQLREAGVQYKVYKNTLLRRAAEQAGIEGLDEHFTGPTAVAFTTEDVVAPAKVIAGFAKEHEALEIKTGVMEGSVITAEEVKTVGSLPSHDGLVSMLLSVLQAPIRNFAYAVKAVGENKEENAE
- the rplL gene encoding 50S ribosomal protein L7/L12, producing MANQEQIIEAIKEMSVLELNDLVKAIEEEFGVTAAAPVAAAGAAGGDAAAEKTEFDVELTSAGSSKIKVVKAVKEATGLGLKDAKELVDGAPSIIKEAMPKEEAEKLKEQLEEVGASVELK
- a CDS encoding class I SAM-dependent methyltransferase codes for the protein MSHYYDAHPDAQSDERDIVYECYKQRLILTTDAGVFSRDQVDYGSDLLIQTFLSEHPPGQAKLIADVGCGYGPIGLLLAKVAPHDQLTMLDVNHRALELARKNAKRNQIDNVSIQESNGLAEVADNSQHYILTNPPIRAGKQVVHQILEDAHDKLKDDGALYVVIQKKQGMPSAKKKMMSVFGNAESIKNSKGYHILKSVKS
- the rpoB gene encoding DNA-directed RNA polymerase subunit beta, which gives rise to MAGQFVQYGRHRKRRNYARISEVLELPNLIEIQTKSYDWFLEEGLLEMFRDISPIEDFTGNLSLEFVDYRLGEPKYDLEESKNRDATYAAPLRVKVRLIIKETGEVKDQEVFMGDFPLMTETGTFVINGAERVIVSQLVRSPSVYFNEKLDKNGRVNYDATVIPNRGAWLEYETDAKDIVYVRIDRTRKLPLTVLLRALGYSTDQEIIDLIGDNEYLRNTLEKDSTENTDQALLEIYERLRPGEPPTLENAKSLLYSRFFDPKRYDLASVGRYKANKKLHLKHRLFNQKLAEPIVNTETGEIVAEEGTVLDRRKLDEIMDVLESNANAQVYELPDSIVDEPVEIQSIKVYVPNDEEGRTTTVIGNAFPDSEVKCITPADIVASMSYFFNLLHGIGYTDDIDHLGNRRLRSVGELLQNQFRIGLSRMERVVRERMSIQDTESITPQQLINIRPVIASIKEFFGSSQLSQFMDQANPLAELTHKRRLSALGPGGLTRERAQMEVRDVHYSHYGRMCPIETPEGLNIGLINSLSSYARVNEFGFIETPYRKVDIETNTITDQIDYLTADEEDSYVVAQANSRLDENGRFIDDEIVCRFRGNNTTMAKEKMDYMDVSPKQVVSAATACIPFLENDDSNRALMGANMQRQAVPLLNPESPFVGTGMEHVAARDSGAAVIAKHRGRVEHVQSKEILVRRLIEENGQEYEGELDRYPLAKFKRSNSGTCYNQRPIIKAGDIVSKGEILADGPSMELGEMALGRNVVVGFMTWDGYNYEDAVIMSERLVKDDVYTSIHIEEYESEARDTKLGPEEITRDIPNVSESALKNLDDRGIVYVGAEVKDGDILVGKVTPKGMTELTAEERLLHAIFGEKAREVRDTSLRVPHGAGGIVLDVKVFNREEGDDSLSPGVNQLVRVYIVQKRKIHVGDKMCGRHGNKGVISKIVPEEDMPYLPDGTPIDIMLNPLGVPSRMNIGQVLELHLGMAAKNLGIHVASPVFDGANDDDVWSTIEEAGMARDGKTVLYDGRTGEPFDNRISVGVMYMLKLAHMVDDKLHARSTGPYSLVTQQPLGGKAQFGGQRFGEMEVWALEAYGAAYTLQEILTYKSDDTVGRVKTYEAIVKGENIARPSVPESFRVLMKELQSLGLDVKVMDEQDQEIDMSDIEDEDAPDHNINAQQPVAAQESPAETNE